A stretch of the Hippocampus zosterae strain Florida chromosome 16, ASM2543408v3, whole genome shotgun sequence genome encodes the following:
- the LOC127588140 gene encoding neuronal migration protein doublecortin-like: MELDFAHFDERDKASRTPRGGRLNGLPSPTHSAHCSFYRTRTLQTLSNEKKAKKVRFYRNGDRYFKGIVYAVAADRFRTFDALLADLTRSLADHINLPQGVRFIFTIDGASKISALDELEEGESYVCASENSFKKVDYTKNVNPNWSVNVKASANQKSIQSLAARAASEPREQSKDFVRPKLVTVMRSGVKPRKAVRVLLNKKTAHSFEQVLTDITEAIKLESGVVKRIYTLDGKQVTCLQDFFGDDDVFIACGPEKFRYAQDDFSLDENECRVMKNQKAHRSLIKSPGSVKRCKSPAESTNGTGSSSQISTPVSKHSPTSTPTSPALGTQQKDLYLPLSLDDDDSVGESM, encoded by the exons ATGGAGCTCGACTTTGCACACTTTGACGAGCGAGACAAGGCGTCCCGGACCCCGCGCGGCGGCCGCTTGAACGGACTCCCCAGCCCGACGCACAGCGCCCACTGCAGCTTCTACCGCACGCGCACCCTGCAAACCCTGAGCAACGAGAAGAAGGCCAAGAAGGTGCGCTTCTACCGCAACGGAGACCGCTACTTCAAGGGCATCGTGTACGCCGTGGCAGCCGACAGATTTCGCACCTTCGACGCGCTGCTGGCCGACCTGACTCGCTCGCTGGCCGACCACATCAACTTGCCTCAGGGtgtccgctttatcttcaccatTGATGGCGCCAGTAAGATCTCGGCACTGGATGAACTAGAAGAAG GGGAGAGCTACGTTTGCGCTTCAGAGAACTCCTTCAAGAAGGTCGACTACACGAAGAACGTCAACCCCAACTGGTCGGTGAATGTCAAGGCCTCGGCCAACCAGAAGAGCATTCAGTCGTTGGCGGCCCGCGCTGCCAGCGAGCCCAGGGAGCAAAGCAAAGACTTTGTTCGACCCAAGCTGGTGACGGTGATGCGCAGCGGCGTCAAACCGCGCAAGGCCGTGCGCGTCCTGCTCAACAAGAAGACGGCGCACTCTTTCGAGCAGGTGCTCACCGACATCACGGAGGCCATCAAGCTTGAAAGCGGGGTGGTCAAAAGGATCTACACGCTGGATGGCAAGCAG GTTACTTGCCTTCAAGACTTCTTTGGGGACGATGACGTCTTCATTGCATGCGGACCTGAGAAATTCCGCTACGCCCAGGATGACTTCTCTCTGGATGAGAATG AGTGCAGGGTGATGAAGAATCAGAAAGCTCATCGTAGTTTGATCAAGAGTCCCGGATCGGTCAAACGCTGCAAGTCCCCTGCTGAATCAA CCAACGGGACGGGCTCCAGCAGCCAAATTTCCACCCCGGTCTCAAAGCactcccccacctccacccctaCCAGTCCTGCACTTGGCACCCAGCAGAAG GACCTCTACCTGCCCCTATCTCTGGATGACGATGATTCTGTCGGGGAGTCCATGTAG